A region of the Struthio camelus isolate bStrCam1 chromosome 11, bStrCam1.hap1, whole genome shotgun sequence genome:
CTTTAAATTAATAACTTCCAAAAAACGTTTAATATACAAAACTGTACAGTTATAAAGTTGGCAGAAATAGGCAGGTCCTCAGTgtcgagttttttttttttttttctcttttagcgCTTActgaaaaatactggaaaaatataaatgtcgaaaggaaaaaatctgaatgccggggagggcgaggggccgcggggcctcccggctcggccgcgccgggcccggcccggggctgcgcgggggcccggcccggcccgcgccgtgcctgcgccggggggccgcggctgtgcgcgcacacacgcgcgcacacacacacacacacaaatttgaCGACtgttttgtgtgcgtgtgtgtgcgcgagtGTGCACGCCGTCCTCGCCTACAAACGCAGGGAAAGTACACAGCCACGGAGCGGGCGGAGGAGAGGGGGCGGTTACAGCTCAGCACTTCCCGATGCCAAAAAAATGGTTATGTTTTTAGCCTTTTATTGACTtaatttggttttgttgttgttgttgttgctgctgttgttttcccttccctgttcGTTTTTATAAAAGCTTTTCAACCAACCTAGCATCTCCCTGTGACGCGGAAATAAGCTCAGCGTGAACCAAATGCGGGCGTTTtctgtccccctccctccctcccgtccccccccccccgaaattcaTTAGACACCTCATTCCTCTTCACTATCGAAACAAAATACAGAGAAACTGATTTCCGAAGCCAAAGCGCAGAATTATAAAGGTGTTTTACTACAGACCTCTCAGTCTGGCGCTGACCAAAAAGCCCAACACATCTTCGGAAAGAAAAGGACTGGCAAATGCCACGGTTTTGTTTGTGATGCTTAATTTCGGCTCTCTTTAAAAATTTTCCCTGGgagttgttgttgctgttgggggtgggggtgtgtgggggggtcagGATTGTAATCCGACCGTTTTACCGTGTTAGGAAGTTcttgaaaaggaagagaaaaaaagctgcaaGGAACCAGGCTGCTCCCGGCGCCGGGCGTgcggccgccgctgctgcccggcgcggcgcccctgctcgccgggggcaggcggggaggAAGGCCCCGGCCgacctcctcttcctcgccaAGTGACATTCCCGGGTcgtggggaagggagaaaggttTGACTGATCAATTCGATACAAATTAGGTCACAAATATTGTGTACAGTTTGTAGTAAAACACCTCAGACATTTAAAAACGCTATATaagtctttaaaaatgcaaaactagtCTATTGTAAAACAGATTCACCTGAAATACAGCTGATATAACCAAGGCGCTGGAAGGTTATTCATAGGCACAcatctgtctttcctttttttttgttggttttttttttcccgtgggttttcttttttttttttccttcttcctaagCGGAGACCGAAAACAAACCTTGTCTGCGAGTAAACAATACGTATTGATCAGCGAAAAGgtttgagagaaaaaatattgccCAGACGGTGAGCGGGAAAGCCCCCGGCTCGAAGTCTCCCGTTATTCGCGTTCCCTCTTTCAACATAAGTTAAAACCCCGGCCGCAAATCCGCGCGGCTGCAGTCCGGCCCGCTAGTCAGAGGTCGTGGCAGGCTGTGTCCGTTTTCACGCTGTGCGGGTACACCTCGTgcggctgctgctcccctggcggagtcattcttttctctttttgccttctgTTGCAAAACCAGACCCGCACCACTTCTTTCTCCAGCTGTAGGCTGTCTGCCAGCGAGGAGATCTCCTGGGCGGCGGGCTTGGGGCATTTGAGAAAGTGAGTTTCCAGCACGCCTTTGACGCTCACCTCGATGGAggtcctcttcttcctcttcctgccctgGGCGGCGATCTTGTCGATGCTGGTGGGGCTGCCCGTGGAGGAGTCGGCCTCCTCCAGCCACTTGTTCAGCAGCGGCTTGAGCTTGCACATGTTCTTGAAGCTGAGCTGCAGGGCCTCGAAGCGGCAGATGGTGGTCTGCGAGAAGACGTTGCCGTAGAGCGTGCCCAGGGCCAAGCCCACGTCGGCCTGGGTGAAGCCCAGCTTGATGCGCCGCTGCTTGAACTGCTTGGCGAACTGCTCCAGCTCGTCCGAGGTCGGCGTCTCCTCGTCCGAGTGGTCCTGGCAGTGGTGGCCGCCCAGCTCGCCGTGCTCGGCGCCGTCGCGCAGCCCCGGgtgcatggcggcggcggcggcggcggccggcggcggcgtgaGGCCGCCGTGCTCCAGCATGCCGCCCACGGCGAAGCCGGCCTGCGAGTAGACGTTGAGGGGCTGGGCGGCCGAGGCCAGCGAGGCGCTGTGGGCCGGGCTGGCCCCCCAGGCGCTGGGGTGGTTGGCGTGGGGCGAGTGGTGCGAGACGTGGGGCGAGCGGTGGTGGATGATGGCGCCCAGCTGCAGGTCCTCGCGGCCCGGCTTGACGTCCGGCTGCTCCAGCGGGGCCGAGGCCAGCGCCGAGGGCCAGGGGCCGCCGTCGCTCAGGCTGGTCACCCAGTGGTGCCCCAGCGGGTGCCCATTGCTGGGCACGCCCTGCAGGTAGTCACTTTGGAGGAGTTTCTGGGGGTTGCGGAAGGGGCTCCCCTGCTGCATGCCCGCCGAGTCGGCATGGACCAGCGAGCTGGAGGCGAGGATGCTGTAGGGGTTGGAGGCGGCTGTGGCCATGGCCGGCGAGGAGCCCCTACGAGTTATactgcggcggcggcgccgcttcAGCCTTTGACATCCACCAGgcgccgcagccggggccgcggcgccgcggacgggcggccgcgccggccaATGGCgacgcgccggcggcggggccgcgctcggcGAGAGCCAATCGGAGCAGAGGGGGCGGGTCGAGGCGGCCCGAGGCGGGGTGCGaaagccgggccgggccgcgcgggccCGGAGCAGGAAGTGAATCCCTCCGCCGggtgcgggggccgggccgggccgcggcgccgccgccgccgcttaaCTCCTTCCGCGCCGCCAagcggggggcgccgcgccgccgttTAAAGGCGCCGCCGGGAGCGCCGGGCagaggcgggagcgcggcggagcgcggcgctgccccgcgggcccccggccggccggccccgcgcctcgTCTCGCCGCGTCGGCCCGCGCCCGAGGACGGTTTCGTCcgctttaagaggaaaaaaaaaaagaaggaaaaaaaaaaaaggaaaaaaaaggggaaaaaaggaaaaaaaaaaagaaaggggaaaaaaagaagggagaaaaagaaaagcacaactgactccccccccccccaagcgctTTCCAGTATCCGCGTGAATAAGCCGCAGCGCTGCCTCGCCCGTCAAAGTTTGAGCTATAAAAGAAATTAATGAGGCGTGTCTCCGCGGAGCGCTGCGCCAGGTGTGCGCGTGTTGCGGgggttattccaaaaaaaaaaaaaaagaaagaaaaaaaccccaagacttggggaaaacaaaaaaaaaagcgcgGCGAGCTGCTGGCCGCACAAAGCGgcgcggcagggccgggggtGCCCGCGCCCGCGCAGGTCGCGCCCTCGCGGGAGCcggcgcagcgcccgccgccccccggccccgctccgcggggGCCGCTCGCGTTTGTTGTCGTGCTCGGCCTGAGCAAATTAAACACCTAATACCTTAGAAAATCCCCCAAGTTAAAAAATGACCTTTCCTTGCATAATTTTGGAGGTAACCTAGCTGCGTAATTATATTTGCACTTGCCGAAGACTGCATCAGAGTTCCCTTATTGGTTTGAAATTCCATTAAATATATTGCAAGAGCTCCTAGGTTAAGCTTGATTTAAATTTGCatacattttcatatatttagCAGAAATAAAAGAAGGCTTGCAGCTACCAGAAAGTCATTAAGGCATTAGTTTCTCTGAGAAGACAGATCTGaagaaaattcaagaaaaatgCGAGAAATATATAGAGCCAAGGTGagctttcctctgcctcctcccgaGCGGAGCGGCAGCGCTTTCCTCATTATAATAATAATCGCAATAATTTCTCgcggagctggggccggcgcccacGCGGGTGCgggacggcggcgcgggggcagcgcggggcgagggcagcgggccgggctggccgcgcctgcgggggctgcgcgggggcggcgcgggccctgcgcgcccgctccgcgcccgctccgcgccgccgcagGCAACTTGCAGGCAACTTCCCAGGcggtgggagggggcaggagcggggaaACGGCCCTTGGCGAGCCGGTCCTGCGCGCAGAGCCGCGCTCCTGGCCGCGGCCGAGCGCGGGGAAGGCTGCGACGGGGCAGATAAAGAGTTTTATTagcatcctctttttttttttttttcccccctccgccTTCACAAGCTTCTCAAAATAAATATCACCGGAGCccgcggaaaaaaaaaaaaaaaagagaaaaagaaaaaaaaaagaaaaaaatccaccctgCATAAAAACGTagctaaattatttaaaattaatttacactTTAACTTCCgaaataatttttcaaatccCATTGCCCGTGAAAATAGATGTTCGGATCCGCCGTTTAATTAAGGCAGAGTCTCTAGCAGGGAAATAAAACCCCGAATGTCCCATTTTAATATTTGTTGCGAATGCATCTAAGGCAGAGCTGAGCGCCGTAACGCTGCGCTCCTGGCGGAGGAGGCTCCGATCTCGCCTATAGGAGAGTATggtttattttaaagtgtttttatctGCATATAGTTAAATCTTCTTGCTGTTCTAACTAATCTGCTGGAGAGGGTTTCTTTAGCTCTTTCCTGTCAGTCTAACTTCCCAAGTGTAACAGATGCCGCTCTCAAGCGgtcctttctgctgcttttctttattcAGCCTCGCATATTTCTCCCCATGATCTGGGTTTCCATAGAGAGAGGAATAAAAGGGGGACCATGGCCACAAATCCCCTGCCCCATGCAGAATAAAAGAGCCTTATTCAATAGACGACCCCGTCTGGACATGGGAGAAAAATAAGTACATGCAAAGCTACTGTTGCAAGAATTTGTAACTTATTTTTCATAGACTGAAAcccattaaagtaaaaaaaagtttctgggtTTGGACTGGGCTCTCCAGCCCTTTGGCTCCAGGTGCCTTCGCACTGGGGAGACCCGCGTTTCCCCCCAGCAAATAGCTGGAtttaatatacacatatatttttatttctgctaaacCGCTGGCATGAAAAAGATCACACAATAGCTCGGGGAAGCCTACCGTCTCGGGGCAGCTAGAAGTCGCTATAGAGAAAACCCCGGCTTTGAAGTGCAGGAGCGGTAATTGTGTCGAGTCCCCTCACcgggctggggaggaggcaggagagcgGCGGAGGCTCCGCGCTCGGCCGCCCCGCGGAGCGCTGCGCGGAGCctcgcggcggccccgctcccccgcgAGCCGCCCTCCGGCCGCTGGGaagcgcgggggctgcgcgcctgGGTGCGGGCGCGTTTGCAGCTCTCCTCGCGTCGGGCAGCGCGACGAACGGGTTTATTATCATCCGCGCAGATCTGACTTTGTTATACtttagagatttctttttttcccccctccctcattGTTCGTCtgcaggagggggagaaaaacGGTCTAAAAGGGGGTCGTTTTGATTGTGTTTAATACAGCATGAAGCGCCGAGCGGTAAGCTGTGCCTCGGTGTCACGACCTCTATATTGAAAACTTCACCTTCAACACAAGTTCACTTTAGAGACAGGACGAGTTAGATGGCGCTTGGTGGGAACAAGTGCAAATTTAAAAACAGAGTCAATCATAACGGGGGTGGGGGTTGGGAAAGGGCAGCTTAGCCGTTTCTGAAGGCAGGAGTTAAGGTTGCATTGTGTACACCGAGGCGCTGACACCCCGACTGAAACGCCGCTCCCCGCCAGCTCGCCACGCAGAGCTGAGAAAGAGGCTCCTGCATCTCCGGAGATGCTTTGTGAAAACCCAACCTGCGTGGGGGAAGGTtaggaggaaaagaggaatttACAGAGTATTAGCAGAAATTAGCCAATACCGACACAAGCTCAattagttctttctttttttttttttttttttggtctctgttgGCTGTTCTTGAACGTGAGTAAATGCTgtgcagagagggagagacataGCACACTGCCATCTCCGAGCCACAGCCAGGAGATGGACTGACAGATTGCAAATTAAAATAGTCCTAATGTAAGAATTAATGCAGCCCCCCAAATCTCTAAGAACACGAGCCCTTTAGTAACAAGCCCGGCACTGAAGGAGCAttgctgctgcctgggctggTTCTGCATTATGGAGAAAGGCTAGGCAGGGACAATAAAGCAAGTCACGGGCAGAGAAAATCACAAGGTAAATAGCATTTGTATTCTAACTGCTGCGTTTTCCAAATCGTTTTCGTGCAACTCCTCGCTGCTCTGCTCGAATctcctattatttttcttttccacatgtCCATTGTTAATGTTTGAAAAATGTACTTGCTGGGGAAGAAATGTCGTTCATTTGTGCACTACCACGTCATGCTCAGGTCACTGTTATTTTGCTAGCTTGGTTAATTTGTAGCAGGTATTGTATCGAACATTTGGTTAATTTGCAATTGCGAGCAAAAATATTCTGGGCAGTCTCTCCGCAGTGCACATTTTTGCCATGGAGCCGCTCTTGCCGTTTGTTAAATCCACGCATTGAAACGTCGGGTTTTGTTGTGCTTAACCGAGAAATATGGATGGCGAGAGGGAGCCGGGCTCCGGGGCGGCTCGTACCGGGCGCGGCTGGGCACCCGCAGCCTCTGCGCGGCCGGTCCGAGGCTCAGGCGGTCATTTCACTGCATGCCAGTTTTTAAGGTCACGTTAGGAGTTAATAGATGTGCACGACAATGCAGATCACTTCCCTTTACGTAGGCACTTTCCTCACCAGGCGGTTCAAACATGCATGATTATAACAATGTGTTTTGTTTCATAACGGATTGAAATTCTGCGCTGTTTGCAAAGTGTGTTCACACATCATCTAAACCTCTGTAAGCAAACAGGATCGAGATGGGTAGCAAGGTAGATGTGCGAGCAATAAGAGCCCCGAAACACGGAGGGAAGAGAACCTAGCTCCGTTTCGAAATCAAAGGCCACtctgtgtatattttaaaaataattaaaatacggTTCCTGAACGCGCAGATTTCTGTTCAAGCATATTCAAAGGGAAGTGGATCGGGTTTGGAAACGCGCTAAGTGGCACGCTATTTAACCTGTGTTCACTAAGGAGACACTGCAGACAAATGGCTCTATTCCTAGGATGACAAATACCTGCATTGTTGTTTGTTAGCCTGCTGAATAATTTCAATgcgtgtgtggtggtggtggtggtgttgctgctgtttttaaactATACATTTCCCCAACTTCACCATTCAGCGTGCAGATTACTCAGGGATGTGCATTCACGGTCCTGCAAGAGCGATCTAACCGTCCCTTGCACTTGGAAGCGGTGCGCGCTTCGAGAGAGGCGCACGGCGCTGCGCAGTCTTTGCGCGCTGGCGGAGGAGAGGCCGAGGCTCCGGCGGCGGGGTCGCTCCCtgcaccagccagggcaggtggcTGCGCGGAGCGGCCaggccgggctgcgctgccggGCGCGTTGCGGCGCGGCGAGCGGTTCAGCCCGCGCAGGtggccgctgcccgcgccgcgcagcgAGCCGCGCAACACCCGCCGCGCAACTCTGGCACCGGCCGCTGCCCAAGAAAGGCACCGCGCAGCGCTGCGCGCTCCGGAGCGCCGCCACCTCCCCAGCGCCCGCTTGGCTGCCGGCACCGGCAGCGGCCCGGgtgggccggggctgcccggggggtgCCCCggccgctctgccctctgctccctgggcGAGGGACGTCGCCGTCCTGCCAAGGGCAGCGGCGTTTAACCTGCCTCATCCTCACGGCAAGagcgaccccccccccgcgcccagcCGTCCCGCGGGGAATAGCCCCCTCCGCGCAGGTGCTGCGCCTTTGCTCTCCCCCGCCGTTTCCCTCGCCACCCTGTGAGGTCCCCGGCAtcatctttttggttttgttttttttcctcccccccccccccccggagaagCCTGGTTAAAGCCCCTGGAGGCTACGCTGCCCCCGCGGACGAGCGCTCTGCGCGGAGGGGCGCGTTGCCGCCTTCCCGTGCTGcggggcgcggagcagcgcggaggagcgggcggcgggccgcgAAGTCCGCCTGCAGGCGCGCAGAGAAAAACGCGAGCGAGAGATGAGCGCAAGGGAGCGGGCAGGCGGGGGTACACGCGGGAGGGCGGCCGCGAGTGGGGAGCCGCAGCCCCTGGGCTGCGCGGCTTGTACGCGCTCTCGCTGCCTGGAGGAAATAAATACCGATAAATCAAAGTGTTGGAGGCTGCGGCCACGGGGATGGAGAGCGCTGCAGGGAGAGCCGGAGTGCCGCCGGCCGGGGGGTGCCAGGGgcctcggcggggccgggcgctctGCGAACTTTTAATGAAATTACCGGCGGTATCGATTCGGTTTTTTATATATTGTGCTTCCGACGTTGGAAAGTGTCCGTCCTGGGGGATGCaagtgcggggcgggggggggaggccgaAGGGAGCGGTGCAACCTGAACTCGATGGGACATCGCGTTAGTCCGTCTTTCAGAAAATAAACGGCGGGCGTGAAAGTccgagagagagagcgagagcaggAGACTGCGGGGGTTTTGCGGCAGCCCGCTCCAGCCTGGCGTTTATCGCCGGCGGAACTGCAGGTAGCAGCCTGCAGGccctgcgcggggccgcgctcgctTGCGCGCCTCGCTGCGCGCCCGGGACctgcgctgcgcggcggccgccggctgcgccgcTCTCACGCGTGGGCAACGCGTTTTGGACAGTGGCACCTTCCAGCGTTTCCTCTTCAGCAAAGTGTTTGGAAATTACTAGTAGCGGATAAGTAGATTGCGAGTAAACCTAGTGAATTAGGATGATTCTCTATCAGTTTAATTTATGTTTTATAGTTAGTTTAGCCTTCTGATTTGATTGCCTTAGTAATGTGAATTGCCTACAGCTGCTGATGATACAGctttaattctgttttaaagGTCATGTAAACATGTGCCTGTAGCATAAGGAATGCAAATTCAATTCCCTTTTAATGCTTCCTCACATTCACTTCGCAGCCTTCACCTAGGAAATTAGCAGGATTTAATATAAAACTGTTTTAATGTTATGATTTCATTAAAACCCTCTTTCGGTGTGTCCCGCTCTCCctgtgcaacccccccccccgcagccccgacACGCGCAGCGGCACACGCTGGGGCTCAGATCAACGTTTCAGGCACGTTTGGGCTGAGATCaacgcgttttttttttttttttttttccctccagcctCCTTTCACCACCAATCAGCGGCCGCTTCGCTTCATTTTTAGGCTCTGTCGAGGCGCAGGTGAAGAGCGCGCCCAAGCgcctggccggggccgggccaaGGGGGCCGCCGGGGTTTGGGGACGGGCTCGCCTGCGCCTGGCGCCCAGGCGTTTGTTcagctttaggttttttttcaaaaCGCGGCCAGCCCGCAGCTGGTGGCACGTTGCTGCATCCTACTctactgccccccccccaaaaagaaaaaataaaaaggtaaaagcagCCCCGCACGCCCAGTTTTCCGAAGGGTTGTACTGAAGTGGCTGGGCGGGTTAGTCAGGGCAGCCCGGGGAAGGGCGGTCTGAGTAGGGAAGAgcgggttttttgttttttttaaaaaaaaaaaagggggggggctgTGGAGACACTTCCAAAGGGCAACGATCTCTCACTGCCAGGCCCCAAAACCGGGTGAGGCGCTTTCGGGAGCCGCCGCCGAGCACCCGGCTGGCCCCGGGCtcagctcccgccgccgccgccctcgggaGGCGGTTGGGACCGTTGGAGGCCGTTAGCTGGGGGCCGTTGGGCGGCGGTTAGGGCCGCGGGCCTCTCCTCTCCTTCGGGTCCCTGACTgggcgggagggaggagggggggactCCGCCGCTCCGggaccaccaccacccccaagTCCTCCCCGAGGAAccggggcggggaaggggctTTGGCCCGGTCTCCTCGCCTCAGCTgctcggcggggcgccggccgACATGACGCTTGGGCCGGagcgcggggtgggggtggggaggggggactgcggcctccgcgccgccggggggcggcagggcgcggcggggggagggaggcagcggcggccgttggcctcgtcgtggtggtggcggcggcggcgatggtcCCCTTCTCCTCATAAACTCCCCCTGATAATGCCCTATGCACcgtggggggcccgcggccgaGGCCCCCGCTGGGTTCCAGCGGGAGTCGAGGCGTTAAGGAGGGGTcggtgcccgcccgcccgcctcgcccgAAGGAGCGGGTCTCCCCGATCCTTCCCCCCGCCTTGGCGCAGCATGGTTGGTGGCTCTGCTGATGTTGCACACCTCATTAAATAGCCCCGAACATAAGAAGGCTTAAATGACtttattgaattaaaaaatagCATAGCAAATCACCTATGGTACTTTTGCCAAATAATTAATGTAAACTGTATACATACAGTGAGCGATCCCTTTTAACAAATCTACCCATAAAACGCGCAGGGCTTTACTTAATGGCTGGAATAACTTAGAGCAGCAGAACTTGCTTGAAACGTTGAGCCACAGTCATGCGCTTCCTAATATGTTCCTGTATGTCTCGCTgagtgtttttcttccttatcttttttATATCTGAAGTTCTATTCCCCTCCTCTACTCCGTGTATTTGATCATTTTTTCAAGTCCCTTGGCTGAACCAATCTCTTTTCATGCAgaggataaaaagagaaaaacttcaaAGTAGGTTCAGGTAATTAACAGCTGAGGGGAATATAATCTAAACCATAGGCCCTGCTTTGCACCCAGGTCTGCTTTCAGAGCCAGCCGGCAAGGGAGTGCCTATTCCCTATAGCATCCAAATCTGCTTCCTCTGAACAGCTTTGCCAGGCCTCCAGTTATCACATCTGCATTTCAAACACCATGTCTCTGGCATTAATTATTAATTAGCCTACAGTCACCCCAGAGGATTTAAGTTCCAGCCTGCACATACTTATTCATTGACCTCTATCTTAGTTTTTGTTGGAAAAAACCCACTAGAATGCttaataatttcctttctctcagaCCCTCTGTTCTGGTTTCGTGGAGGGGAAACAGTATATTTTCAGAGATGGAAAATCACAGGGTTGTCTAGGAATTTGTTTAGAGCAAAACGCTATGTCAAGAGTTTGAACAAACCATTTCAAAAGATTTAGGAGGAATTTTGTGCGAGTATTTTTACCTTTGACGAATGAATTTATGGATTTCCCAGAACTGAGAGATGATGGATACAAATACAGTGCAGCTTAGCTCTATGTGGAATATCATTGACTGTGCACTTTCAAAATACAAACTGGATTTAATTACTGGATAGCGCACTTATATGACCAAACTAATGCAAACCTTTATTTGGAAGCTCCGGCGTTGCactagtaaaaaagaaaaaaaaatctgttgcaagGCACGTTAGTAGTTGGGCATAAAATACGCGCTCCGTTCTCAGGAATATATAATCAAATAAGTCTATATTATCACTATATTGCATCGTTCCTAAGTTAGTTTGGAAGGTGCTCTTTAGCCATTAGAAAAACTGTGTGTCTTAATACTGCTTTCTTGACCGTTGCGTGTCTTGATAGTAAGCTTCCAGAGTTAACAATTCAGAGTAATGAGATAGGATATAGATTATATGATTATCTACTTAGCAATGCTAAGTGAAATTCAAAGTGGTTGTTACAGTGTGGATGAGTTGTGTACTGGGTATCATCTTTTGTTGATCTGTTTTAGTATTACAATGTCCTTAAACCCTGAATGAGTCCTATTTTAATACCTCATGCAATTATCTGTAGATAAACTTCCTTAAATATTGCCATGGTTTCTCATTTTTATATGTGGTACTACCGCAAATAATTATTGAAACATAAAATATTCCTACAGTTTGTTTCCTACAGAAGTGTTTACTATGTAATTACAAGGTCAGACTGGTTAACTTACATGCCAGTCTAGAATTGATTTTTTGAAAGCGTTTAATCTATGCCTAAGACTCTTTTGAATTTCTATTTAGTGAACAATATGGAAAAGAGCTCTGGTGCACGAACATACGTAGTTAAACTGCTGTGCTAGCTCAGTCAACAAAAATGCATTTCCCAAAATTACTGCTAAAACAGCCCTTTCTGTAAAATCATAAGCCCTGTGCATCTGCTTCACAAATAATCACCTTAAAATGAAAGCAGGGACTCATTCTGTTGACTTCCATGACATATATCTCTCCTTGACTTCCCTGAGAATTCTGAGGATTTGTCTTGTTGTTGGCCTTTTATTAATTTCACATTTTATGAGCAGCTCTGGAAGGTGTTCAGCATTCAGTAATAAATGTTTTTGCCTCTGCTTCAATTATTTGGAATAATTCTTCTGTACAATTTAATACCGAAAGTACCTCTATTTAGGAGAATGGGCCAtacttaaaatttaatttaagaaaagATGCTTCTTTTTTATAAAATTACTGAATAGATCTTGATGCTGAAGAAAGGAGTAGTTCTAGAATACTTTAATAACATATCCAGGGTCTTTTAATCACTCCTGCAATGATACTAATCCTAATAGTACTTATAGCAATagtagtaataattaaaaaaaaaaagtagtctgaaACTGGGGTTCTAATCTGCTCTTTATAAATGTCAGAAtgtttctgaaattaaaacttaGTAGTTAATGTAGCTCCCCACATTATTAATATTAAAGAGGAATAAGGACTGCATTTCTTCCACAACAGAGTAGAGTGAGATACCGTTTTGGAAAACAAATCACATGGCAGCTCAGTTTACAGGAATATTTCTAGCGTTTTAAAAAGATGTGTGAG
Encoded here:
- the POU3F4 gene encoding POU domain, class 3, transcription factor 4, which encodes MATAASNPYSILASSSLVHADSAGMQQGSPFRNPQKLLQSDYLQGVPSNGHPLGHHWVTSLSDGGPWPSALASAPLEQPDVKPGREDLQLGAIIHHRSPHVSHHSPHANHPSAWGASPAHSASLASAAQPLNVYSQAGFAVGGMLEHGGLTPPPAAAAAAAMHPGLRDGAEHGELGGHHCQDHSDEETPTSDELEQFAKQFKQRRIKLGFTQADVGLALGTLYGNVFSQTTICRFEALQLSFKNMCKLKPLLNKWLEEADSSTGSPTSIDKIAAQGRKRKKRTSIEVSVKGVLETHFLKCPKPAAQEISSLADSLQLEKEVVRVWFCNRRQKEKRMTPPGEQQPHEVYPHSVKTDTACHDL